Proteins from a genomic interval of Taeniopygia guttata chromosome 35, bTaeGut7.mat, whole genome shotgun sequence:
- the LOC115493094 gene encoding uncharacterized protein has translation MSPMSPQDPSVSPESPTGHRGRTWVLFGTWEGHRGHVGTLRAHRGPVGDMGRTLGTPPGPLGGRGGGDVTSPCPHPAAPLPACSPSVPRACPPSPPASPGVSPQCPRGVPGVSPAAMEPRELLEALVAVVAVLGEVAATVAGPYGDVLLAVSPWSLHTALGTFINHLRDTLGHQAVPSLGQALAALGATPGATWAHVTRAASAWRGPVAVLRDGWDRLAGEAIELRDACRAAATREATTAATATTLAGDLQVKATQWGTATDNLVAAARPVLLALDKEEATSALAAHEARVAAATNKVVAATKATEETGVATSEARAASRRGQRAEVALELLERLVAVCDKATTFPRELQRRLGDIEATLKGTNEMSPDVPAALVAAVTEAERLWEASARLATCHLLRTLGDIRRLLSSCHGGPSGRAVAEQCQRAIEDIPRLL, from the exons atgtccccgatgtccccacaGGACCCCAGCGTGTCCCCAGAGTCCCCAACAGGACATCGGGGACGCACTTGGGTCTTGTTTGGGACATGGGAGGGACACCGGGGCCATGTGGGGACCCTGAGGGCACATCGGGGTCCCGTAGGGGACATGGGGAGGACATTGGGGACCCCGCCCGGGCCGCTcggggggagggggggcggGGACGTCACCTCGCCCTGCCCCCATCCGGCCGCGCCACTTCCCGCGTGTTCCCCGAGTGTCCCCCGGGCCTGTCCCCCCTCCCCGCCAGCATCTCCCGGAGtgtccccgcagtgtccccgCGGCgtccccggagtgtccccagcgGCCATGGAGCCCCGCGAG ctgctggaggcgctggtggccgtggtggccgTCCTGGGTGAGGTGGCAGCCACTGTGGCCGGGCCCTACGGGGACGTGCtgctggctgtgtccccatggtCCCTGCACACCGCCCTGGGGACCTTCATCAATCACCTCCGGGACACCCTGGGCCACcaggctgtcccctccctgggccaggCCCTGGCCGCCCTCGGGGCCACCCCAGGGGCCACCTGGGCCCATGTGACAAGGGCGGCCAGCGCCTGGCGGGGCCCAGTGGCCGTGCTCAGGGACGGCTGGGACCGACTGGCCGGGGAGGCCATCGAGCTCCGCGACGCCTGCAGGGCCGCGGCCACCAGGGAGGCCACCACAGCGGCCACCGCCACCACCCTGGCTGGGGATCTGCAGGTCAAGGCCACACAGTGGGGGACAGCCACGGACAACCTGGTGGCCGCGGCCCGGCCggtgctgctggccctggacAAGGAGGAGGCGACCTCAGCGCTGGCTGCGCATGAGGCCCGGGTGGCAGCGGCCACCAACAAGGTGGTGGCAGCCACCAAGGCCACGGAAGAGACCGGGGTGGCCACCAGCGAGGCCAGGGCAGccagcaggaggggacagcgggcagaggtggccctggagctgctggagcgcTTGGTGGCAGTGTGTGACAAAGCCACCACGTtcccccgggagctgcagcgCCGGCTCGGGGACATCGAGGCCACCCTGAAGGGGACAAATGAGATGTCCCCCGATGTCCCTGCGGCCTTGGTGGCCGCGGTGACCGAGGCTGAGCGGCTGTGGGAGGCCAGCGCCCGCCTGGCCACGTGTCACCTGCTgaggacacttggggacatccgCAGGCTCCTCTCAAGTTGCCATGGTGGACCCAGTGGCCGTGCAGTGGCCGAGCAGTGCCAAAGAGCCATCGAGGACATCCCGAGACTACTGTGA